In Deltaproteobacteria bacterium, a single window of DNA contains:
- the rnr gene encoding ribonuclease R — MSGPTDLKPRVLSLMRAKPGHRFSLREIRKGFGKASREAVADALKELVHERTVIRLHKNHYTLAKAASLVSGVVQGHPDGFGFVVPDQKGMEDIYLSRREMRRVMHGDRVLVRPEKKRHGDSQGHVVEVLERGQRRLVGVVQTEGDRTVVVPMDPRVAPAIPLKAPGPLEPGQVAAVEMTRYGGGYTPAEARLERVLGAPDDPEVQARAVIFRYGWPEDFPDEALEEAGRHAAAGVPRSPAGRRDLRGLTTFTVDGETARDFDDAVGLERTADDGYALYVSIADVAHYVPRDSVLDAEAYERGTSVYFPDRALPMLPPALSTGICSLKPGVDRLTRTALLQIDRRGAVERVEIFPSVIRSAARLTYTQVARMLVDRDAAASAKYPALMDSLRAMEELTRLLMDRRRARGSLDFELPETEIVLGDDNVPVDIRRAERTIAHRMIEEFMIAANEAVAGHLRKRKFPCVYRVHEGPDEDTLDAIGPFLSTLGYRLHRSEEKISSGELQRVLEACRGKPEERVLNRMLLRSMKQAFYDRENTGHFGLASDAYLHFTSPIRRYPDLMVHRLLDRAAGPKLDAGTREDLDAYLREAADHSSRRERLAMDAEREMVDLKKAQFMTDKIGQEHTGVITDLTNFGFFVELDRWFVEGLVSLKSLEDDFYRYYDTAHLIKGQNHGRSFRMGDPVTVRVSRVKLFQGEIDFELARP; from the coding sequence ATGAGCGGTCCCACCGACCTCAAACCCCGCGTGCTCTCGCTGATGCGGGCCAAGCCGGGCCATCGCTTCAGCCTGCGCGAGATCCGCAAGGGCTTCGGCAAGGCGTCAAGGGAAGCGGTGGCGGACGCCCTCAAGGAATTGGTCCACGAACGCACCGTCATCCGCCTCCACAAGAACCACTACACCCTGGCCAAGGCCGCGAGCCTCGTGTCGGGCGTGGTGCAGGGGCATCCGGACGGCTTCGGCTTCGTCGTGCCGGACCAGAAGGGCATGGAGGACATCTACCTCAGCCGCAGGGAGATGCGCCGGGTGATGCACGGCGACCGGGTGCTGGTGCGCCCGGAGAAGAAGCGCCACGGCGACAGCCAGGGACACGTCGTCGAGGTCCTGGAGCGAGGCCAGCGGCGCCTGGTGGGCGTCGTGCAGACCGAGGGCGACCGTACCGTGGTGGTGCCCATGGACCCGCGTGTGGCGCCCGCCATCCCGCTGAAGGCGCCCGGACCGCTCGAGCCCGGCCAGGTGGCGGCGGTGGAGATGACCCGCTACGGCGGCGGCTACACGCCCGCCGAAGCGCGTCTGGAACGAGTGCTGGGGGCGCCCGACGACCCCGAGGTCCAGGCCCGGGCGGTGATCTTCCGCTACGGCTGGCCCGAGGACTTCCCGGACGAAGCCCTTGAGGAGGCCGGGCGCCACGCCGCGGCCGGTGTCCCGCGGAGCCCAGCCGGACGCCGCGACCTGCGCGGCCTCACCACCTTCACCGTGGACGGCGAGACCGCGCGCGACTTCGACGACGCCGTCGGCCTGGAGCGCACCGCCGACGACGGCTACGCACTCTACGTCTCCATCGCCGACGTGGCCCACTACGTGCCGCGGGACTCCGTTCTCGACGCCGAGGCTTATGAACGCGGCACCAGCGTGTACTTCCCGGACCGCGCCCTACCCATGCTGCCGCCGGCGCTGTCCACCGGCATCTGCAGCCTCAAGCCGGGGGTGGACCGGCTCACGCGCACGGCGCTCTTGCAGATCGACCGCCGGGGCGCAGTCGAACGGGTGGAGATCTTCCCGTCGGTGATCCGCAGCGCGGCCCGGCTCACCTACACCCAGGTGGCGCGCATGCTGGTGGACCGGGACGCCGCCGCCAGCGCGAAGTACCCGGCGCTGATGGACTCCCTGCGCGCCATGGAGGAATTGACGCGCCTCCTCATGGACCGGCGGCGCGCCCGCGGGAGCCTCGACTTCGAGCTGCCGGAGACGGAGATCGTGCTGGGCGACGACAACGTGCCCGTCGACATCCGGCGCGCCGAACGCACCATCGCCCACCGCATGATCGAGGAATTCATGATCGCGGCCAACGAAGCCGTGGCCGGCCACTTGCGGAAGCGGAAGTTCCCGTGCGTGTACCGCGTGCACGAAGGACCCGACGAGGACACCCTGGACGCCATAGGCCCGTTCCTTTCCACCCTCGGATACCGGCTCCACCGGAGCGAGGAGAAGATCTCGTCCGGGGAGCTTCAGCGCGTGCTGGAAGCGTGCCGCGGCAAGCCCGAGGAACGCGTGCTGAACCGCATGCTGCTGCGTTCCATGAAGCAGGCCTTCTACGACCGGGAGAACACCGGCCACTTCGGCCTGGCGTCAGACGCCTACCTGCACTTCACCTCGCCCATCCGCCGCTACCCCGACCTCATGGTCCACCGGCTCCTGGACCGCGCCGCCGGCCCCAAGCTCGATGCCGGCACCCGCGAAGACCTCGACGCCTACCTGCGCGAGGCCGCCGACCACAGCTCCCGGCGCGAGCGCCTGGCCATGGACGCCGAGCGCGAGATGGTGGACCTCAAGAAGGCCCAGTTCATGACCGACAAGATCGGCCAGGAACACACCGGCGTCATCACCGACCTCACCAACTTCGGCTTCTTCGTCGAGCTGGACCGCTGGTTCGTGGAAGGACTGGTGAGCCTCAAGTCCCTGGAGGACGACTTCTACCGCTATTACGACACCGCCCACCTCATCAAGGGCCAGAACCACGGCCGCAGCTTCCGCATGGGCGACCCGGTCACGGTCCGTGTGTCGCGGGTGAAGCTGTTTCAGGGGGAGATCGACTTCGAGCTGGCGCGGCCGTGA
- a CDS encoding DUF4911 domain-containing protein: MDVHELYLRVRRQDIAYIKFIVESYELLGIIRTVDPREAVIVLLVLEDSLPLARDVIEALSGEVPLEEIPRPAGLGDDWLLGELAALEPDGDEEA; this comes from the coding sequence ATGGACGTCCACGAACTCTACCTCCGGGTGCGCCGGCAAGACATCGCCTACATCAAGTTCATCGTGGAGTCCTACGAACTGCTCGGCATCATCCGCACCGTGGACCCGCGCGAGGCCGTCATCGTGCTGCTCGTGCTGGAGGATTCGCTCCCGCTGGCGCGCGACGTGATCGAGGCACTTTCCGGAGAAGTCCCGCTGGAGGAGATTCCCCGGCCCGCCGGTCTCGGTGACGACTGGCTCCTGGGCGAGCTTGCCGCGTTGGAGCCTGACGGCGACGAAGAAGCCTGA
- a CDS encoding thiolase family protein — translation MPEAVIIDAARTPMGRYGGILKDVRPDDLAAHVIDKLIARNGIDRATIEDVILGCTNQAGEDCRNVARNASLLAGIPDSVPGATVNRLCGSGLEAVNQAARAVGAEEGDLFVAGGVEMMTRAPLVMPKGAVPFARGEVTVYDSVLGWRFPNPRMGEMYPLISLGETAENVAEKYAVGREQQDAFGLKSHRNAVAAQEAGRLDDEIIPVPVPQRRGDPVVHGRDEGPRPDTSLEQLAALRPAFVRNGTVTAGNSSPLSDGAAALLVASRERAEALKLRPVVRIVASAVAGVDPAFMGIGPIPASRKALKRAGLTADQLDLVELNEAFASQSLACVQELGIDPDKVNVNGGAIALGHPLGCSGARILTTLIHEMKRRGSRYGMATMCIGVGQGIATIVERADS, via the coding sequence ATGCCAGAAGCCGTCATCATCGACGCCGCGCGCACCCCCATGGGGCGCTACGGCGGGATCCTCAAGGACGTCCGGCCGGACGATCTCGCGGCGCACGTCATCGACAAGCTCATCGCCCGCAACGGCATCGACCGGGCGACCATCGAGGACGTGATCCTCGGCTGCACCAACCAGGCCGGCGAGGACTGCCGCAACGTGGCGCGCAACGCCTCGCTCCTGGCGGGCATTCCCGACTCGGTGCCCGGCGCCACCGTGAACCGCCTGTGCGGCTCGGGGCTCGAAGCGGTCAACCAGGCCGCGCGCGCCGTCGGGGCCGAGGAAGGCGACCTGTTCGTGGCCGGCGGCGTCGAGATGATGACCCGTGCGCCGCTGGTGATGCCCAAGGGAGCGGTGCCCTTCGCACGCGGCGAGGTCACGGTCTACGACAGCGTGCTCGGGTGGCGTTTTCCGAACCCGCGCATGGGGGAGATGTACCCACTCATCAGCCTGGGCGAGACCGCCGAGAACGTGGCCGAGAAGTACGCGGTGGGCCGCGAGCAACAGGACGCGTTCGGGCTCAAGAGCCACCGCAACGCGGTGGCGGCCCAGGAAGCGGGGCGGCTCGACGACGAGATCATCCCGGTGCCGGTGCCGCAACGGCGCGGCGACCCCGTGGTGCACGGCCGCGACGAGGGGCCGCGGCCGGACACCAGCCTGGAGCAGCTCGCCGCCCTGCGCCCGGCCTTCGTCCGGAACGGCACCGTCACCGCGGGGAACTCGTCGCCGCTGTCCGACGGGGCCGCGGCGCTGCTGGTGGCGTCGCGCGAGCGGGCGGAGGCGCTCAAGCTCAGGCCGGTGGTGCGCATCGTGGCGTCGGCGGTGGCGGGGGTGGACCCGGCCTTCATGGGCATCGGGCCGATTCCGGCCAGCCGCAAGGCGCTCAAGCGCGCGGGCCTGACCGCGGACCAGTTGGACCTGGTGGAGCTGAACGAGGCCTTCGCGTCCCAGTCCCTGGCGTGCGTCCAGGAACTCGGCATCGACCCGGACAAGGTCAACGTCAACGGCGGCGCCATCGCGCTGGGCCACCCGCTGGGCTGCAGCGGCGCGCGTATCCTGACCACGTTGATCCACGAGATGAAGCGACGCGGCAGCCGCTACGGCATGGCCACCATGTGCATCGGCGTGGGCCAGGGCATCGCCACCATCGTGGAACGCGCGGACTCTTGA